TGGCTTTATATGCTAATAGATATTGTAACTCTGCATCTAGTTGATTTTAAAGCGCAAACTGGATGTAATAagctgacagtttttttttcctcctgtagATTCCTACTTCTGAGATTCTTCTGCAGCTGTATGAATAAATTATTTCCCACTTATTTAGGGCAAACTTGTCAACTAGACAAGTTGAGCCAAGAATATATCTGACTGCATTATAATCTACCAGCAGCAGTCACATGTGTTATTGATAGTCATACACATGCGGGGAAGAAGAACTTCATTATCTGGTTTTGTGTATTGTAAACATAATTTTAAGATATTTGCCATTCCTTCATTACAGTTTTGGATTTGATTATCTGGAGAGTGTTGTTGTTAAGTTCGTGTTATTAAGAACAGACACTTTGATAATACAGCGATTTCCGTTAGTTTCGTTTAATAACTTCCATATTAAAATATGCTATCTGCCAATTCTATTATCTTTGAAATTTAACACAGTGCTTGTTATTATTTAGTCACTGCGTTCAGCATGTGCTTTCACTGAAACCGTCACTGTTCCACCGTATTGTCAAACTCAATTCGTAATGCCAAAATATGGCAACTGTAGATTTTCCATTTGGCTCAAAGACGTGACTGCTAAAGTGAAACAGACTAGCTTTTGATTACATCTGGTTTATGTCACACAAGATGATGAGAACCATTGTGTTCTGTTTTGTCTGTGGAATGCGAGTGCTCTTCTTGAACTCTAAAAACAGCGACTGTGTAAAGTACCCCCATAGCTGTGCAGCCATTTCAGCATAGCATCCACAACTTTCTGTCCGACCTGTCACTCTGTGTTCTCTTCATACCTATAGACTCATTTCAGTGTGAGGACCTTCCCTTAGAGGGCTCTCAGACAATAAGGTCAGTGGTCACTGGGGATTGCAGGGTCTGGTGTCAGAGCAAGTGGTACAGTGATGAATGGGAGTAATCTCACAGCTGTCACAGAATCACAAACACTTTACTCAGGGGAGGGGGAGAATAGGAAATCTTTTGCTGCGTTAGGTGTAAACACAaaatttattataaatataCATTTACATAACAATTCCTACTTCTCTGTCTATTTATATACTGTGTTTACCCTACCCTGTACATGTATTTGTATGTACACAATGTACTGTATGTTGCTACAGTTACAAAAAGCCATGCAATATCTACAGTACAGTATATGATATATCTATGAAACCTACTTTTGTTCTCATTAAATAGTAATAAATTATACACCTCTAGTTTTTGTACGTTCTATTGCACATATTATTTACATTACTGCTTTGGATTaacattttccctttttttgtcatgaCCTGATGTCAGTTTTAGCTGCTTTGACTGTATTGACTGTATTCCCTAAAGGAAATGAGTTCCTTCACTCCACATCCTCAGATGACAAACATTTCAGTCGGGCATCTTTGTCCTCAAATGTCAcctttttgttcctctttgggTCGATCCAGGAGTTGTGAATAATAGCATTATTTGGGGTAGGATCTGCCTCAATGATTGACACCACTCGCttcttcattttgcttttcaAGACTTTCTGGAACTTCTGCCTGGTGAAGGCATACAGTAGAGGGTGAAAGATAGTGGTCCCATAAGCCATGACCAGGAAGCCTAGTCTCAACTTGACCATGAGGTCACTGGGGCCCACGCTCAGGATGACCGTGTTGAGCACTGTGATGGGTGTCCAGCACAGCAAGAAAGTAGACACAATCAGGAGGGACATCCTGAAAACCCTCTTCTGGCGCTCTCGGCGTTCCCTGTGGCGCTTTACAGCCCTGCGCAAGGCAATGATGACAGAGACAGAGGTGCGCATACCCAGTGTGGGATTGCGGCTGCCGCTGCTCTGGGATCCATCAGTGGCCTCTTGCTGTGTTGTCATGGCCGTCATGGATGGACGCTTTTTCCTGCgagccttcttcttctgtgaagCGTGGAAGCGTGTGCCAATGCGAATGTTGAGAGCCTGCAGGATCTTGGAATAGGTGATGAGCATGACGACGgcagtaaagaagaaaataggAATCTGAGCAAGCAGGTGGTAGTATAGGCCTAGCTCAGTGTAATACTGGTTAGTGTGGACCACATTCTCCACCACTGTCTGGTTCAGGTCTGCATGGCCTTGGGCAAAGAAGCCCACTTCAATAAAGGGTACAAGGAAGCTAACAAAGGATAACACCCAAATGGTAGCCAGCAGGGCCAGGGCACGTCCCATGGTCAGTACTCGGTTGGCTGGTTTGACAGAGATGTCATAGCGATCTAGGGTGATGGCAAGCACATTAGCAGCAGTGGCGACACTAGCAAAAGAGACGCAGGCTTCGTGGAAGCAGCAGACGAGAGCAGTGTCTCCTTCCAGGGAGAGTAACACGACCACAATGGTGAGGGGAATGCAGCACACACAAACTAGTACGTCCAGCACGTGGAGATTCATAGTGACGATGTTACTGACAGAACTAATGAGGTTTGACTTCATACAGTAGAGGGCAAGCACTGTTAGGTTGGAGCTCAGGCCAAGCAGGATTTCTAGCATGAGGAAGCCTGTCAGAGAGACCTGAAAACTAACAGGATAGGGATATGGGCTGGGGGTTGCCGGACTCATGGTGCGGCTGATGGGTTCAGTGTTGTCGGTGACCGTGACGTTGCTCATGGTGGCTTCTTTTTCTGGGCAGGGAAGGATATGCATTATCCTGTGTATaggaaggagaaagaaagagagtttgaggacaaaaaggaaaagagaggTTTGTGTGCATCTGTAGAAAATTACTTTGAACATACAACTGAGAAATCTTGTCAGATATAATGCTGCCACTTATCAAGTACTTTGAATTTTACGGAGAAATGCTAAGGAAATGCACTTATagagctggatttttttttaatcttgccATTCCTTATAGATTGGATCATTTCTCTGTATGCATGGCATTAAAAAGCCTCAATCAGTGTCATCTTTTGCTATCAACAACTAATATCATACATTGTATCAAACAgcataaaaacagcacaacataaCAGAAATACTGATAACCATAATGGTTTGGTAGGTTGTGGTTTTGTAGTAGCTCTGTTGTTTTACAGTGCACTTCTGAGGGTCTATAGCACAACAGGTTCAAGATGGCATTGTGTTAAATGTTGACATTTACTACATATATAATGAACATGAACACTGGATGGAATTAGTCTTACGGTAGAGGTGTGAGTAATAATACTTGCTGTAGTCCTTGGAAGCTAAactccacattttaaaattctagATGTTTATTTggactgtaaataaataagtaaaggaCTAATAAATGCACCAAAATCAGTTGGTACTTGAAAACAATGTCAGGATTTTTCTAATAGGGGGAGAAAAGTTAAATTACGTACACTCTAGAATAGACTGTAATCACTGATTAGCACATGCATAATTAAAATCCACCCCCAATCCGATCTGAATAGAGTTCTAGATGACatggagaaaaacaaatgttttttgtgatatttaccCTTCCCTCCAGCACTATCTGAACACCAGGGCTGTGTAATCAGGCCATAGAGTCCATGTTAGATCCACAGAGACGAGCATCACATCCAAACATAGCTGGTGGAAAAGTGTCTCCGCTCCAGCAGAGCCCCCCAGCGAGGCTTTTCCTTTCACTGCGAGTCCTTCCCAGAGAGGCTGACAGCCGGAAAAACACCTGTCTGGTTTGCCAAAGACCGTGGATGAGCTGCCAGCTTTTTCTTCCTGACCTCAATGGTAAGAATGCAGCGGAATGAGCCACCTGTGCCCAGTGGCTCGTAGAGAATACAGACTTATGTCctctacagatttttttattcagaTCTTTTGTTGGCTTTGGTGATAGTGGGAGCACTGCTagatgagtggatcagggacaAGATGTTAGAGCCACCTCCTGTTTATAATCTCATGGTATTCCCAGGGAGGAGCGACACAGCCaaccaagaaaacaaagaaacgcAGACTCTTTCCCCTGTGCAGTGCTGGAATGTACTGCTCATAGTACGATCCAAACCCTTTTTGTCCACAGCGCAAAGACGGTAGTCAGATCggtgaaattaaaaaattaGTTATATCCATTGGCTCATACTCCAAGAGGCAGAGTTGTCAGCCAGCCATGTAGGTTTCTCTGTGCACACCATTGTCCAGAGCGTGTTCGGAAGAGGTCAGTGTGTCCGGGCTGCGTCCAGGCCCATGACTCCCCTGGGAACACTAATGGAACAGGCC
This window of the Acanthochromis polyacanthus isolate Apoly-LR-REF ecotype Palm Island chromosome 8, KAUST_Apoly_ChrSc, whole genome shotgun sequence genome carries:
- the LOC110959692 gene encoding G-protein coupled receptor 22-like, with amino-acid sequence MHILPCPEKEATMSNVTVTDNTEPISRTMSPATPSPYPYPVSFQVSLTGFLMLEILLGLSSNLTVLALYCMKSNLISSVSNIVTMNLHVLDVLVCVCCIPLTIVVVLLSLEGDTALVCCFHEACVSFASVATAANVLAITLDRYDISVKPANRVLTMGRALALLATIWVLSFVSFLVPFIEVGFFAQGHADLNQTVVENVVHTNQYYTELGLYYHLLAQIPIFFFTAVVMLITYSKILQALNIRIGTRFHASQKKKARRKKRPSMTAMTTQQEATDGSQSSGSRNPTLGMRTSVSVIIALRRAVKRHRERRERQKRVFRMSLLIVSTFLLCWTPITVLNTVILSVGPSDLMVKLRLGFLVMAYGTTIFHPLLYAFTRQKFQKVLKSKMKKRVVSIIEADPTPNNAIIHNSWIDPKRNKKVTFEDKDARLKCLSSEDVE